The Teredinibacter sp. KSP-S5-2 genome includes a window with the following:
- a CDS encoding SOS response-associated peptidase family protein encodes MCGYFGNLHECPAVLVLLLDLGLPIPYPGMNMQNYQKRLVKGHISGSDSGYQYSDAFWWYQMDVFDDKLIPSNLTTFNARNLSGPLYGNAIKTRRGIVIASEIGESIGSGKDKKMYLMKSQDGLLLGTVYKDWQTPNGECLRTMAIITRDPHERFKQYHDKSTPLFLPHDIGFIKEWLNPSIPTSLAIEEALAHPKLYNDLEVTQVKTFKRGEPLSAPQTLNKD; translated from the coding sequence ATGTGCGGATACTTTGGCAATCTCCACGAATGCCCTGCAGTTTTGGTCTTATTGTTGGATTTGGGACTTCCGATCCCCTATCCCGGTATGAATATGCAGAACTATCAAAAGAGATTGGTTAAAGGACACATCAGCGGAAGCGATAGTGGATATCAGTACTCAGATGCTTTCTGGTGGTACCAAATGGATGTTTTTGACGACAAGTTAATCCCGAGTAACCTCACCACCTTTAACGCAAGAAATCTCTCGGGACCACTCTATGGGAATGCCATCAAAACCAGAAGAGGAATAGTTATAGCTTCGGAAATCGGAGAGAGTATTGGAAGCGGAAAGGATAAAAAGATGTACCTCATGAAATCTCAGGATGGGTTACTTCTGGGGACTGTGTATAAAGATTGGCAAACACCTAATGGAGAATGCTTGAGAACGATGGCTATCATCACACGAGATCCTCACGAACGATTTAAGCAGTACCACGATAAATCGACGCCGCTCTTTCTGCCACATGATATTGGTTTTATCAAAGAATGGCTAAACCCGAGTATCCCCACCAGCCTAGCCATCGAGGAAGCATTGGCACACCCCAAACTGTATAACGATCTTGAAGTGACTCAGGTAAAAACATTTAAACGGGGCGAACCACTCTCAGCGCCTCAGACACTCAATAAAGATTGA
- a CDS encoding ETEC_3214 domain-containing protein, which produces MSDSVKAAWIGAGATVVATGITAIAGLYLGLWAPKAALESPKVSIASTGFDGESKSGEKASSKDIEKPENSLGKIFIGMGRSYANSLFGVPVVEVSHEFDNTLELNYMFKKFYLQLIFSKSGSLTFYSVVSRDMNFTPCIPKLEKCIGENTFSQMAEIEGFSGKYSHTYLYSYLTSKHYGYGEYLYLGNAGDYHNYYLGYNSLGADFSSIFPFTKFGKSDSEWELFRVKHKPNSFGVGDMSSIDDNNLHYEIGPEYYTFRNR; this is translated from the coding sequence GTGAGTGACAGTGTAAAAGCTGCATGGATTGGAGCTGGCGCTACAGTTGTAGCTACGGGGATTACAGCAATTGCAGGACTGTATTTAGGTCTCTGGGCTCCGAAAGCTGCTTTAGAGTCGCCTAAGGTTTCAATAGCCTCGACAGGTTTTGACGGAGAATCTAAATCCGGTGAGAAGGCTTCTTCAAAAGATATTGAGAAACCTGAGAACAGCTTAGGTAAGATTTTTATTGGTATGGGAAGATCTTACGCAAATAGTTTATTTGGTGTTCCCGTAGTTGAGGTAAGTCACGAGTTCGATAATACCCTTGAACTCAACTACATGTTTAAAAAATTCTATCTTCAGCTGATTTTTAGTAAGAGTGGGTCGCTGACTTTTTATTCGGTGGTATCTAGAGATATGAATTTCACTCCCTGTATTCCCAAATTAGAAAAGTGTATTGGTGAAAATACGTTTTCACAAATGGCAGAGATAGAAGGTTTTTCTGGAAAGTATTCACATACATATCTATACAGCTACTTAACGTCAAAACACTATGGATATGGCGAGTATTTGTACCTTGGTAATGCCGGCGATTATCATAATTATTATCTTGGCTATAACTCCCTTGGTGCTGATTTCAGTAGTATCTTTCCATTTACAAAGTTTGGGAAGAGTGATTCTGAGTGGGAGTTATTTCGTGTTAAGCACAAACCAAATTCTTTTGGTGTAGGTGATATGAGTTCTATTGATGATAACAATCTGCATTATGAAATTGGTCCGGAATACTACACTTTTAGAAACCGCTAG
- a CDS encoding nucleotidyltransferase domain-containing protein: MSEFTKNVQEWASEISEIRAVILFGSRARGDWLPGSDWDICILLDAMNVENGEWYGTWFAYADLWHESFCKKVGLEKAEVQFTAPTSKAVKNGIARSSKILYVKDVAPHNTYMTEPVKDQ; encoded by the coding sequence ATGAGTGAATTTACTAAGAATGTCCAAGAGTGGGCTTCAGAAATATCTGAAATAAGGGCTGTCATCCTATTTGGTAGTCGAGCGAGAGGCGATTGGCTGCCCGGTAGTGATTGGGATATATGTATTTTATTGGATGCAATGAATGTCGAGAACGGAGAGTGGTATGGTACTTGGTTCGCATACGCTGATTTGTGGCATGAAAGTTTTTGTAAGAAAGTGGGGTTGGAAAAAGCGGAAGTGCAATTTACAGCCCCTACTAGTAAAGCTGTTAAAAATGGTATAGCAAGGTCATCAAAAATACTTTATGTCAAAGATGTTGCGCCACATAACACCTATATGACCGAACCTGTCAAAGACCAATAG
- a CDS encoding integrase core domain-containing protein, with amino-acid sequence MRIWLFSFWSVLTTVFRLLLPGGAKAIVAENIALRKQLLVLSRKHKRSPNLTPEDRFILGWCAQYLSLQRIIRNAIILKPATILRFHKALKEKKYQLLYSSKPKRKPGPKGPSQDVINAILEMKYRNPRFGDPRIAQQINFAFGININKDVVRRVLDKHYKPTGDDQGPSWLTFLGHCKDSLWSLDFFRCESATLNSYWVMVVMNQFTRRIIGFATQKGDINGIAACRMFNAIRFKQTLPKYLSSDNDPVFEFHRWWTNLDILDIKEVKSLPGVPTSHPFIERIIGTVRREFLDHTLFWTSSDLQRKLDQFKDYYNQNRTHSSRSEKPSTNQRSRTINFSNYSWESHCRGLFQLPILS; translated from the coding sequence ATGCGAATTTGGCTCTTCTCTTTTTGGTCTGTGTTGACCACGGTATTCAGGCTTCTCCTTCCTGGTGGAGCCAAAGCCATTGTTGCTGAGAACATTGCTTTACGAAAGCAGCTTCTTGTTCTGTCCAGGAAACATAAACGGTCACCCAATCTAACACCGGAAGACCGATTTATTCTTGGCTGGTGCGCGCAGTATTTGAGTTTGCAACGAATTATTCGAAACGCCATTATTTTAAAACCCGCCACGATTCTTCGTTTTCATAAAGCGCTTAAGGAAAAGAAATACCAACTGCTCTATTCATCAAAACCCAAAAGAAAGCCTGGACCTAAAGGGCCGTCTCAAGATGTTATTAATGCAATTCTGGAAATGAAATATCGAAACCCTCGTTTCGGAGACCCTCGAATTGCACAACAAATCAATTTTGCTTTTGGAATCAACATTAATAAAGATGTTGTTCGGCGAGTGTTAGATAAGCACTATAAACCAACTGGAGATGACCAAGGCCCTTCATGGTTAACGTTTTTAGGACACTGTAAGGATAGTTTATGGAGCCTCGATTTCTTTCGCTGCGAATCGGCAACATTGAATAGTTATTGGGTTATGGTCGTGATGAATCAATTCACTCGACGTATTATTGGTTTTGCCACACAAAAAGGTGATATAAACGGTATTGCTGCCTGCCGTATGTTTAATGCGATTCGATTTAAACAAACATTACCAAAGTATTTAAGCTCGGATAACGATCCAGTTTTTGAGTTTCACCGTTGGTGGACGAATCTCGATATCCTGGATATAAAAGAAGTCAAATCACTTCCCGGTGTTCCAACCTCTCATCCATTTATTGAACGTATCATTGGTACTGTTCGAAGAGAGTTTCTTGACCACACTTTATTTTGGACCAGTTCCGATTTACAACGAAAACTTGATCAATTTAAAGACTATTACAACCAAAACAGAACGCATTCTTCCAGATCGGAAAAACCATCAACAAACCAGCGCTCAAGAACGATAAATTTTTCAAATTATTCATGGGAAAGCCATTGTCGCGGACTCTTTCAGCTCCCAATTCTTTCTTAA
- a CDS encoding tetratricopeptide repeat protein translates to MNNYIITLILFCSLLLQACDKYDNNHIETNDVEGGFQSQDEGKPYSEANNSALSKATKLIQEEKYVDAIKIYGEIIDQSPNEYAAYHGLGTAYFYLNDFALAKSNYEKAISLNSKLSYSYAGLGVLAKESENYTEAIHHYSTAISINKKFALAYYGRASTYEDINEYNRAANDYNEVIKLAPNSSLSQKAKQKLVAIKNLTSQSTRTW, encoded by the coding sequence ATGAATAATTACATCATAACCCTTATACTTTTTTGCTCATTATTATTACAAGCCTGCGATAAGTATGATAACAATCACATCGAAACAAATGATGTAGAAGGTGGGTTTCAGTCACAAGATGAAGGGAAGCCTTACTCAGAGGCGAATAACAGTGCTTTGAGCAAAGCAACTAAGCTAATTCAGGAAGAAAAGTATGTGGACGCTATAAAAATCTATGGCGAAATTATTGATCAAAGTCCAAATGAATACGCAGCTTATCATGGCTTAGGCACAGCATATTTTTATCTCAACGACTTCGCTTTAGCTAAGAGCAACTACGAAAAGGCTATATCGTTAAACAGCAAACTTAGTTACTCATATGCTGGCTTGGGTGTCTTAGCTAAAGAGAGTGAAAACTACACTGAAGCAATACATCATTACAGCACTGCGATTAGCATCAATAAAAAATTTGCGCTTGCATACTATGGTAGAGCTAGCACCTATGAGGACATCAATGAATATAATAGAGCTGCCAATGATTACAATGAAGTAATAAAATTAGCGCCAAACTCAAGCTTAAGTCAAAAAGCTAAACAAAAGCTTGTCGCAATAAAAAATTTAACAAGTCAAAGCACTCGGACATGGTAA
- a CDS encoding DUF4279 domain-containing protein: MNTNEGRVYFALEGDDFDPDEVTKFLGIEPTSIKRKGSKVPGKIPKMNSWQFSTENIVNDFIDVFEMSTEIVTKLKPKKDLILEAMKRFNASPRFEVVLWFSMNEEHSTPAIGFEVETVEFLGEIGAFVDIDTYKH; encoded by the coding sequence GTGAATACTAACGAAGGGAGAGTGTATTTTGCTCTAGAAGGAGATGACTTTGACCCTGACGAAGTGACTAAATTTCTTGGAATTGAGCCGACTTCAATCAAACGTAAAGGTTCTAAAGTCCCAGGTAAAATTCCAAAAATGAATTCGTGGCAGTTCTCTACAGAGAATATTGTTAACGACTTCATTGATGTATTTGAAATGTCTACCGAGATCGTTACCAAGCTTAAGCCTAAGAAAGATCTCATATTGGAAGCAATGAAACGGTTTAATGCTTCGCCAAGATTTGAAGTAGTCTTATGGTTTTCCATGAATGAAGAGCACTCAACTCCGGCAATAGGTTTCGAAGTTGAAACAGTAGAATTTTTAGGTGAAATCGGTGCGTTCGTTGATATTGATACATATAAGCACTAA
- a CDS encoding Sbal_3080 family lipoprotein, whose product MMKKISLFVALLLGGCTAIEIKQVESSHNMDHVCIEYNAKVTIDEFVRIVEDIFQDHGITTEVYKGLTPENCNFKLTYTALRSWDLTPYLSHAELRLFKGNERIGYAEYHLKGKGGLALNKWASVKTKMTPVVNRLLAQY is encoded by the coding sequence ATGATGAAAAAAATATCCCTTTTTGTTGCTTTGTTATTGGGTGGTTGTACTGCAATAGAGATTAAACAAGTAGAGTCTTCTCATAACATGGATCATGTGTGTATTGAATACAATGCTAAAGTTACCATCGACGAATTTGTAAGAATCGTTGAAGACATTTTTCAAGATCATGGTATTACTACTGAGGTATATAAAGGACTAACTCCAGAGAATTGTAATTTTAAACTAACGTATACTGCCCTGAGATCATGGGATTTAACGCCATATTTGAGTCACGCTGAGCTACGATTGTTCAAAGGAAATGAGCGAATTGGTTATGCTGAGTACCATCTAAAAGGAAAGGGTGGGCTAGCACTGAATAAGTGGGCCAGCGTGAAAACTAAAATGACACCGGTAGTAAACCGGCTTTTGGCACAATATTGA
- a CDS encoding integrase core domain-containing protein, translating into MRIWLFSFWSVLTTVFRLLLPGGAKAIVAENIALRKQLLVLSRKHKRSPNLTPEDRFILGWCAQYLSFQRVIRNAIILKPATILRFHKALKEKKYQLLYSSKPKRKPGPKGPSSQLINAILEMKYRNPRFGDPRIAQQINFAFGININKDVVRRVLDKHYKPTGNDQGPSWLTFLGHCKDSLWSLDFFRCESATLNSYWVMVVMDQFTRRIIGFATQKGDLNGIAACRMFNAIRFKQTLPKYLSSDNDPVFEFHRWWTNLDMLDIEEVKSLPGVPTSHPFIERIIGTVRRELLDHTLFWTSSDLQRKLDQFKDYYNQNRTHSSRSGKPPTNQCSTTMNFSNYSWESHCRGLFQLPIPS; encoded by the coding sequence ATGCGAATTTGGCTCTTCTCTTTTTGGTCTGTGTTGACCACGGTATTCAGGCTTCTCCTTCCTGGTGGAGCCAAAGCCATTGTTGCTGAGAACATTGCTTTACGAAAGCAGCTTCTTGTTCTGTCCAGGAAACATAAACGGTCACCCAATCTAACACCGGAAGACCGATTTATTCTTGGCTGGTGTGCTCAGTATTTGAGTTTTCAACGAGTTATTCGAAACGCCATTATTTTAAAACCCGCCACGATTCTTCGTTTTCACAAAGCGCTTAAAGAAAAGAAATACCAACTGCTCTATTCATCAAAACCCAAACGTAAACCAGGGCCGAAGGGACCTTCTTCTCAATTGATTAATGCAATTCTGGAAATGAAATATCGAAACCCTCGTTTCGGAGACCCTCGAATTGCACAACAAATCAATTTTGCTTTTGGAATCAACATTAATAAAGATGTTGTTCGGCGAGTATTGGATAAGCACTATAAGCCAACTGGAAATGATCAAGGCCCTTCATGGTTAACGTTTCTTGGTCATTGCAAAGACAGTTTATGGAGTCTTGATTTCTTTCGCTGCGAATCGGCAACATTGAATAGTTATTGGGTTATGGTCGTGATGGATCAATTCACTCGACGTATTATTGGTTTTGCCACACAAAAAGGTGATCTAAACGGTATTGCTGCCTGCCGTATGTTTAATGCGATTCGATTTAAACAAACATTACCAAAGTATTTAAGCTCGGATAACGATCCGGTATTTGAATTTCATCGCTGGTGGACGAATCTCGATATGCTGGATATAGAAGAAGTCAAATCACTTCCCGGTGTTCCAACCTCTCATCCATTTATTGAACGTATCATTGGTACTGTTCGAAGAGAGCTTCTTGATCACACTTTATTTTGGACCAGTTCCGATTTACAACGAAAACTCGATCAATTTAAAGACTATTACAACCAAAACAGAACGCACTCTTCCAGATCGGGAAAACCTCCAACAAATCAGTGCTCAACAACCATGAATTTTTCAAATTATTCATGGGAAAGTCACTGTCGAGGACTCTTCCAACTCCCAATTCCTTCTTAA
- a CDS encoding integrase core domain-containing protein, translating to MRIWLFSFWSVLTTVFKSLLPSGAKALVAENIALRKQLLVLSRKHKRSPNLTPEDRFILGWCAQYLSFQRIIRNAIILKPATILRFHKALKEKKYQLLYSSKPKRKPGPKGPSQDVINAILEMKYRNPRFGDPRIAQQINFAFGININKDVVRRVLDKHYKPTGNDQGPSWLTFLGHCKDSLWSLDFFRCESATLNSYWVMVVMDQFTRRIVGFATQKGDLNGVAACRMFNAIRFKQTLPKYLSSDNDPVFEFHRWWTNLDMMDIEEVKSLPGVPTSHPFIERIIGTVRREFLDHTLFWTSSDLQRKLDQFKDYYNQNRTHSSRSEKPPTNQRSRTMNFSNYSWESHCRGLFQLPIPS from the coding sequence ATGCGAATTTGGCTCTTCTCTTTTTGGTCTGTGTTGACCACGGTATTCAAGTCTCTACTTCCTAGTGGAGCTAAAGCCCTTGTTGCGGAAAACATTGCTTTACGAAAGCAGCTTCTTGTTCTGTCCAGAAAGCATAAACGCTCACCCAATCTAACACCGGAAGACCGATTTATTCTTGGCTGGTGCGCGCAATATTTAAGTTTTCAACGAATTATTCGAAACGCGATTATTTTAAAACCCGCCACAATTCTTCGTTTTCATAAAGCGCTTAAAGAAAAAAAATACCAACTGCTCTATTCATCAAAACCCAAAAGAAAGCCTGGACCTAAAGGGCCGTCTCAAGATGTTATTAATGCAATTCTGGAAATGAAATATCGAAACCCTCGTTTCGGAGACCCTCGAATTGCACAACAAATCAATTTTGCTTTTGGAATCAACATCAATAAAGATGTTGTTCGCCGGGTATTGGATAAGCACTATAAACCAACTGGAAATGACCAAGGCCCTTCATGGTTAACGTTTTTAGGACACTGTAAGGATAGTTTATGGAGCCTCGATTTCTTTCGCTGCGAATCTGCGACGTTGAATAGTTATTGGGTTATGGTCGTGATGGATCAATTCACTCGCCGTATTGTTGGCTTTGCTACACAAAAGGGTGATCTAAACGGTGTTGCTGCCTGCAGGATGTTTAATGCGATTCGATTTAAACAAACATTACCAAAGTATTTAAGCTCGGATAACGATCCTGTATTTGAGTTTCACCGTTGGTGGACAAACCTCGACATGATGGATATAGAAGAAGTCAAATCACTTCCCGGTGTTCCAACCTCTCATCCATTTATTGAACGTATCATCGGTACAGTTCGAAGAGAGTTTCTTGATCACACTTTATTTTGGACTAGCTCCGATTTACAACGAAAACTCGATCAATTTAAAGACTATTACAACCAAAACAGAACGCATTCTTCCAGATCGGAAAAACCACCAACAAACCAGCGCTCAAGAACGATGAATTTTTCAAATTATTCGTGGGAAAGTCACTGTCGCGGACTCTTTCAGCTCCCAATTCCTTCTTAA
- a CDS encoding nuclear transport factor 2 family protein, protein MSIKTNKFNYKSYFTYSALHYLFRIIVTGSLALLLTGCLDRKPGGSEKPVSVEVSIKNQADLWDLAIVNKDRTAILSNMAEEFRQIDGTGNIKKKAEFVDGLMSPRLEIRPYTVEDYDLRVYGDVALLSGRTRMKGKYDGEDFTAHYRYIDVYVKRLGEWKIVSVQITELSN, encoded by the coding sequence ATGTCGATCAAAACTAACAAATTCAATTATAAATCGTATTTTACTTACAGTGCACTACATTACCTATTTCGTATTATCGTTACTGGTAGTCTTGCACTTTTGTTAACTGGTTGCCTCGATCGAAAGCCGGGAGGTAGCGAAAAGCCTGTTTCTGTTGAAGTATCGATAAAAAATCAAGCCGATCTATGGGATCTGGCAATTGTTAATAAAGACCGTACAGCGATACTATCGAATATGGCGGAAGAATTTCGTCAGATTGATGGTACAGGAAATATAAAAAAAAAAGCGGAATTTGTTGATGGATTGATGTCTCCTCGATTGGAAATTCGACCTTATACCGTGGAAGATTATGATCTTCGTGTATATGGTGATGTGGCATTGCTTAGCGGTAGAACTCGAATGAAAGGAAAATATGACGGGGAGGATTTTACTGCTCATTATCGATATATTGATGTTTATGTTAAACGTTTAGGAGAATGGAAGATAGTGAGCGTTCAAATTACAGAACTATCAAACTGA
- a CDS encoding IS3 family transposase, with product MRQATKAMFEKLKKRYGAPRLAAELRSEGLTCSVNAVAKLLSEEGLRARNGKGFKYSPAGVTKNNIAENLLGRCFKADEPNKKWVSDITYIPIRGGTVYLAVIMDLFS from the coding sequence GTGCGCCAAGCAACAAAGGCGATGTTTGAGAAACTAAAGAAACGTTATGGAGCGCCGAGGCTGGCTGCTGAGCTTCGTTCGGAAGGTCTTACGTGTTCGGTTAATGCTGTGGCAAAATTGTTGTCAGAAGAGGGTTTAAGGGCACGTAACGGAAAGGGGTTTAAATACAGTCCGGCAGGCGTCACCAAAAATAATATTGCAGAGAATCTTTTAGGGCGTTGCTTTAAGGCAGATGAACCGAACAAAAAATGGGTATCCGATATCACTTATATTCCTATTCGAGGCGGGACGGTTTACCTTGCGGTAATTATGGATCTGTTTTCATGA
- a CDS encoding IS3 family transposase, whose translation MTTELIKSALDMAVASRRREPGLILYSDQGVQYRAKEYVLALHDERIKPSMSRKGNCWDNAAMESFFARLKVEEVYTQIYQNLSEAYASVFEYIEMFYNRGRRHSTIGNISPVEYENHYYKKCA comes from the coding sequence ATGACGACAGAATTAATAAAAAGCGCACTTGATATGGCTGTAGCAAGTAGGAGGCGTGAGCCAGGATTGATACTTTACTCAGACCAAGGTGTTCAATATCGTGCTAAGGAATATGTGTTGGCACTACATGACGAACGTATAAAGCCGAGTATGAGTCGCAAAGGAAACTGTTGGGATAATGCAGCAATGGAATCATTTTTTGCTAGATTAAAAGTGGAAGAGGTTTACACCCAGATATATCAAAACCTGAGTGAAGCCTATGCGAGTGTATTCGAATACATCGAAATGTTTTACAATCGAGGGAGAAGGCATTCAACTATCGGCAATATAAGTCCGGTTGAATATGAAAATCATTATTACAAAAAGTGCGCTTAA
- a CDS encoding IS110 family transposase: protein MEALAGAQMPVVVVQPMNIRQFAKAQGILAKTDKIDARIIAQFGAVMKPDIRPISSKKVRHIRDLLARKRQLMEMRTQELNRQQKAQKSLQATLNRILKFLNKEIEWVNIRLAKKVSEVTEWEATYNILLSVPGIGDGVAFTLLGELPELGSLTNRQVAALCGLAPYNRDSGAIKGKRRIKGGRAPIRTVLYMAMLSAIQCNSVMKIFFDRLVAEGKHKKVALTACMRKMMTILNAMIRDRRAWQEAEFIK from the coding sequence GTGGAAGCCCTGGCAGGTGCACAAATGCCAGTGGTGGTAGTTCAGCCAATGAATATTCGCCAATTTGCAAAGGCTCAGGGGATATTGGCAAAAACAGATAAAATTGATGCACGAATAATTGCTCAATTTGGCGCAGTTATGAAGCCAGACATTCGACCAATAAGCAGTAAAAAAGTGAGACATATCAGAGACTTATTGGCTCGAAAACGCCAGCTTATGGAGATGAGAACGCAGGAGCTAAACCGCCAACAAAAGGCACAGAAAAGTCTTCAAGCAACCCTCAACAGAATATTGAAATTTCTGAACAAGGAGATTGAATGGGTCAATATTCGGCTAGCTAAAAAGGTTTCTGAGGTCACTGAATGGGAAGCGACTTACAACATTTTATTATCTGTACCAGGCATTGGTGACGGAGTCGCCTTCACATTACTTGGTGAGTTACCTGAACTAGGCAGTTTAACCAATCGACAAGTCGCTGCTTTATGTGGACTCGCACCCTACAACCGTGACAGCGGTGCCATAAAAGGTAAACGGCGAATAAAAGGTGGAAGAGCACCGATTAGAACGGTGCTCTATATGGCGATGCTGAGCGCCATACAATGCAACTCGGTAATGAAAATATTTTTTGACAGACTTGTCGCTGAAGGCAAGCATAAAAAGGTCGCGTTAACAGCATGCATGAGAAAAATGATGACTATTTTAAATGCCATGATCCGCGATAGGAGAGCATGGCAGGAAGCCGAATTTATTAAATGA
- a CDS encoding DUF5992 family protein: MSPFSNASLELIKGATITGVSNTNDNQERFTIWVCMANS, from the coding sequence ATGTCTCCATTTTCTAATGCGAGTCTTGAACTGATTAAGGGTGCAACTATTACGGGAGTCTCAAATACAAATGACAATCAAGAAAGGTTTACTATATGGGTGTGCATGGCGAATTCGTAA